One window from the genome of Podospora pseudocomata strain CBS 415.72m chromosome 1 map unlocalized CBS415.72m_1.2, whole genome shotgun sequence encodes:
- a CDS encoding uncharacterized protein (EggNog:ENOG503NYP4; COG:S): MGRPSKWDFEQHKDTLKRLWVDQKMKLPQVRDYMKLHHQFAPVPAAYFKKFHEWGFEKKFNPILKDEKLQARVRELWAQNYGGDDILRITREEGFETDKAVITRIRRRFGMVLKMAGGYGNPKRTLARKQREMMKQKAGQKEGQSQSASVEREEDDDGDESNSSGDGESGDSDEDEDGEGEEDGSGEVEQQLQRVQEHTNSLNSAPASGYDESSQTNTTAGVYHDHWNTVSNQPYRGGMRQWDDNYPLGYAPPVPTTPTLSTAAGWENQQQGSSFPSQPEQSQQQQDQSQQQEPRKTGSQPPDEAELAARREQRKRQIEAEAEELWRTKKRRRHTKQYGFLPPDPAGPPRYPSETTLTEAKEILQLDKAAYLGIREKFYNICMSHGVIKKTLMGPERWKQFKDRLIRESLHLRAAMWDQENIEQKKLAVEIICNDITKRVRITQTKVSVAEAKRLLGLDPDAGREIRAQLYNILAVERFGPVLEEGIERFRELRQRWIDANEVLKEAWTNQEDPEHARKVKAVIALGRDAERRYHADVHKRGIDPLRPRSPTPEPTKKPKPPKLPKPPKEPKVPKKRGRPKKVVPSVEDPENEAASSNADAPLQPGMNQGQDWPIGGAVVSETPASTPAAASAVAPSVPGAPAAAPAPRPRGSRKNAVPAPAPASAQAPEDPNMVPGLRLPAKNPRGRPSKQSEVQTHTQVHFAPRADAEPSPKDNDQALMDSRLGYGDDYVPDDTPKPYTDDEVQEVRAPAPPPQQQPEQVEPGFVGPLTLKQAQGQWLREQASRRQQEQAAAHAVAAAPSQQQAQNQARQNPQSQLQQQSGQPQIQQYQQPPFQPATPGQPQLMASLRQMYHQPHQQQQAQMAAQQPRAQTATPVQQQPRIATPIQQPQPQMTAPPPAPPLTKGTFPVYFRLHSAIRGLFPGMRPQWIHLLSSRKYSDLKAAAVAKTPGAMCYKIEGIVKDGSGGELPLPVTDDTELETYLEHVEGNGGGAPMFNVHLFPGGI; this comes from the exons ATGGGGAGGCCGTCAAAATGGGACTTCGAACAACACAAGGACACGCTGAAGCGGCTGTGGGTGGATCAGAAGATGAAGTTGCCCCAGGTGAGGGACTATATGAAACTGCATCATCAGTTTGCACCTGT TCCCGCTGCTTACTTTAAGAAATTCCACGAGTGGGGTTTTGAAAAAAAGTTCAATCCGATTCTAAAAGACGAGAAGCTGCAAGCCCGGGTCAGAGAGCTGTGGGCACAGAACTATGGCGGTGACGACATTCTTCGCATCaccagggaggaggggtttgagACTGACAAGGCTGTCATCACGAGGATTAGGAGAAGGTTTGGCATGGTTTTGAAGATGGCTGGTGGGTATGGAAACCCGAAGCGGACATTGGCGAGGAagcagagggagatgatgaagcagAAGGCAGGTCAGAAGGAGGGTCAGAGTCAGAGTGCTAGtgtggagagggaagaggatgatgatggtgacgagagcaacagcagtggtgatggcgagTCTGGTGAcagtgatgaagatgaggatggggagggtgaggaggatgggtcTGGTGAGGTTGAACAGCAACTGCAGCGAGTTCAAGAGCACACCAACAGCCTGAATAGCGCTCCGGCGAGTGGCTATGACGAATCTTCTCAGACCAACACTACGGCTGGGGTCTATCATGACCACTGGAATACAGTCTCGAACCAGCCCTACCGCGGTGGAATGCGTCAGTGGGATGACAACTACCCGTTGGGATATGCTCCTCCTGTACCAACTACTCCTACATTAtcgactgctgctggttgGGAGAACCAGCAGCAAGGGTCCTCGTTTCCGTCCCAGCCTGagcaatcacaacaacagcaagaccagagtcaacaacaagagccTCGGAAAACTGGTTCTCAACCGCCTGACGAAGCAGAGCTTGCTGCCAGGAGGGAGCAAAGAAAACGACAAATCGAAGCGGAAGCGGAAGAGCTGTGGCGGACGAAGAAACGCAGGCGCCACACAAAACAATATGGCTTTCTCCCCCCTGATCCTGCAGGTCCCCCTCGCTATCCGTCCGAGACAACGCTTACAGAAGCCAAAGAgatcctccagctcgacaaggcgGCATACCTGGGTATAAGAGAGAAGTTTTACAATATTTGCATGAGCCATGGAGTTATCAAGAAAACGCTCATGGGTCCCGAGCGCTGGAAGCAGTTCAAAGACCGGCTGATTAGGGAGAGCTTGCATCTGCGCGCGGCCATGTGGGACCAGGAGAACATTGAGCAGAAGAAGTTGGCTGTTGAAATTATCTGCAACGACATCACCAAGCGCGTCCGGATTACACAGACCAAGGTTTCTGttgccgaggccaagaggcTTCTCGGGCTAGACCCCGATGCGGGGAGAGAGATTCGTGCCCAGCTGTACAacattttggcggtggagCGGTTCGGTCCTGTTCTTGAGGAAGGCATCGAAAGGTTTCGGGAGCTCAGGCAGAGGTGGATCGACGCGAAtgaggtgttgaaggaggCATGGACTAATCAAGAGGACCCTGAACATGCCCGCAAGGTCAAGGCGGTCATTGCGCTTGGTCGCGATGCGGAACGGAGATATCACGCTGATGTTCACAAACGGGGTATCGATCCTCTGCGGCCGAGGAGTCCCACCCCTGAACCGACAAAGAAGCCGAAGCCACCGAAGCTTCCCAAGCCTCCCAAGGAGCCCAAGGTCCCGAAGAAAAGGGGTAGACCTAAGAAGGTTGTTCCTAGCGTTGAGGATCCTGAGAATGAggcagcttcttcgaatGCGGACGCGCCTTTGCAGCCAGGTATGAATCAGGGTCAGGATTGGCCTATTGGGGGAGCTGTTGTTTCTGAGACTCCTGCATCAACACCGGCTGCTGCATCTGCTGTTGCTCCTTCTGTACCAGGAGCTCCGGCTGCAGCTCCTGCTCCCCGGCCACGGGGGTCACGAAAGAATGCTGTGCCCGCGCCAGCACCCGCGTCGGCACAAGCACCAGAAGACCCGAATATGGTACCCGGTCTCAGGCTTCCTGCGAAGAATCCCCGAGGCCGCCCTTCGAAGCAATCTGAGGTACAGACGCATACACAAGTACATTTTGCTCCGCGCGCCGATGCGGAGCCTTCACCAAAGGATAACGACCAGGCATTGATGGATTCTCGGCTGGGTTATGGTGATGACTATGTTCCCGACGACACACCGAAACCATATACAGATGATGAAGTGCAAGAGGTGCGGGCGCCTGCGCCGCctccgcagcagcaacccgaACAGGTCGAGCCCGGCTTTGTTGGTCCCTTGACGCTCAAGCAAGCGCAAGGCCAGTGGTTGAGAGAACAAGCGTCGCGTCGACAGCAGGAACAAGCTGCTGCCCatgcggtggcggcggcccctagtcaacaacaggcacAGAACCAGGCAAGACAGAACCCACAGTCACAGCTTCAGCAGCAATCCGGGCAGCCCCAAATCCAGCAGTACCAGCAACCCCCGTTCCAACCAGCCACGCCCGGACAACCTCAGCTTATGGCGAGTCTCCGGCAGATgtatcaccaacctcatcagcagcaacaagctcAGATGGCTGCTCAACAGCCACGAGCTCAAACGGCCACACCagttcaacaacagccccggATAGCAACACCCATCCAGCAACCCCAGCCACAAAtgacagcaccaccaccagcgccaccCCTGACCAAGGGCACCTTCCCGGTTTACTTCCGACTGCACAGCGCAATCA
- a CDS encoding uncharacterized protein (EggNog:ENOG503P2KH; COG:S): MTEMDIDTGDDLLTKVALDGSMDYSAWPALLPELVARIEKIAITEFPIPRLPPSRAPVRPPSPRLIPPIPSSEPTELAVDSVPSSQETNKENSSPTAARPSAPVPPSTASPPAPQARAEPPATPDTLPKPVQDMLDEITSVLKENFTENPPHTIQRLSELVLRPRQHYKSVIAWLHALDRVVHVTSGANIYPLPAAIPDMSGMGMSVNGSAGATSGVASTVGTDEALGGALLTPIPWLTSRVNGGPGSDTGSETGGSSPLSASGITGGPGADPSQHLQLQQRQLQQRQAHQLDGRVRTESTETIEGPNGMGRIETVSISVNGIPSTGAGGVGAVLAQRGVTQGELLRQEQRAGVVPISQLARQQQAQQQAQAQAQAQAQAQANGSPDEDSAMSSDPEDEEEIPHARGPEEIGAEDTGPLPAGTGHFTVGTAALAIGESRGINVEAAVGRPPDQTGLPGSKASDSNKEEAVVPQSPKREATDELEGGGAVKKVKEDKEEGDKKDEEEVKKDAEGDLVLPDSAPPASETEDVGDEKKNTAGRQVGDSAESSSSPKTEKGDEEKNTQDSGGDISSA, from the exons ATGACTGAAATGGATATTGATACTGGCGATGACCTCCTCACAAAGGTCGCGCTGGATGGGTCCATGGACTA CTCTGCCTGGCCTGCTCTGCTGCCAGAACTGGTTGCGCGCATCGAGAAG ATTGCCATCACCGAATTTCCTATTCCCAGACTGCCTCCTTCCAGAGCGCCTGTGCGACCACCGTCCCCACGTCTGATTCCCCCGATACCCTCGTCCGAGCCGACTGAACTAGCTGTCGACTCGGTGCCTTCTTCGCAAGAAACCAACAAGGAgaactcctcccccacagcCGCGAGGCCATCTGCCCCGGTGCCTCCGTCCACAGCGTCCCCGCCGGCGCCCCAAGCCCGAGCTGAGCCGCCAGCAACGCCCGACACACTTCCCAAACCAGTCCAAGATATGCTCGATGAGATCACTTCGGTGTTGAAAGAGAACTTCACCGAAAACCCACCTCATACGATTCAGCGCCTATCTGAGCTTGTGCTTCGCCCACGACAGCACTACAAGAGTGTAATAGCATGGCTCCACGCGCTTGATCGTGTGGTTCATGTCACCAGCGGCGCAAATATTTACCCCTTACCTGCGGCGATACCAGACATGAGCGGCATGGGTATGTCCGTTAACGGGAGCGCTGGAGCAACCTCGGGCGTAGCAAGTACGGTTGGCACGGACGAAGCGTTGGGAGGCGCACTGTTAACACCTATTCCGTGGTTAACCAGCAGAGTGAACGGTGGGCCTGGCAGCGACACCGGGAGCGAAACTGGTGGCTCGTCTCCTCTGTCCGCTAGTGGTATCACAGGAGGACCAGGGGCTGATCCCTCTCAACACCTGCAGCTTCAACAGCGCCAGTTACAACAGCGACAAGCACACCAACTCGACGGCAGGGTGCGCACAGAGAGTACCGAGACGATCGAAGGGCCCAATGGAATGGGAAGAATCGAGACGGTGTCCATTTCAGTCAATGGTATTCCCTCTACAGGCgccggtggtgtgggtgcaGTTCTCGCCCAGAGGGGCGTCACACAGGGCGAGCTCTTGAGGCAGGAGCAGCGCGCCGGCGTGGTCCCCATCAGCCAATTAgcaagacagcagcaagcacAACAGCAA GCTCAGGCTCAAGCACAGGCTCAGGCGCAAGCCCAAGCCAACGGCTCGCCTGACGAGGATTCAGCCATGAGCTCAGACcctgaggatgaagaagagattcCCCACGCCAGGGGTCCGGAGGAGATAGGGGCGGAGGATACTGGCCCCTTACCAGCTGGCACTGGGCATTTTACTGTGGGGACAGCGGCCCTCGCTATCGGAGAATCCAGAGGCATCAACGTCGAGGCTGCCGTGGGACGGCCACCCGACCAAACAGGCCTGCCGGGATCGAAGGCTAGTGATAGTAACAAGGAGGAAGCTGTTGTTCCCCAGAGCCCAAAGAGAGAAGCAACCGATGAGTTGGAAGGCGGTGGAGCTGTTAAGAAAgtcaaggaggacaaggaggagggggacaagaaagacgaagaggaagtcAAGAAGGATGCGGAGGGAGACTTGGTTCTACCAGACTCTGCCCCTCCGGCTTCTGAGACTGAAGATGTTGGGGATGAAAAGAAGAATACGGCTGGGAGGCAAGTGGGCGATAGTGCGGAGAGTTCGAGTTCCCCCAAGACGGAAAAaggggacgaggagaagaatACCCAGGATAGTGGAGGTGATATCAGCAGTGCCTAG
- the SNX4 gene encoding intercellular trafficking and secretion (COG:U; EggNog:ENOG503NWUV; BUSCO:EOG09261PNZ) produces MAVIDQDNFSNISWHSEQNDHAGPSSSTRDNMTSPEFSKTIPDTGRSSSDGRGGRDHSHHGDEVLECTVSDPHKENDGTKDAYVSYLITTNTTFSTFQRPVTTVRRRFTDFVFLYRVLCQEYQASAIPPLPDKQRMEYVRGDRFGPDFTARRAYSFQRFLSRLALHPDLRRAPIFHTFLESHDWNATMNARQARGSLAPPLEAGSPGPQAGGDGFLNTFTDSFMNAFTKTQKPDRRFVDTKEKADKLDEDLTHVEKVVARVVRREADLETDHKDLAEQFQKLITLEPGVESAVHAFAASVEDTATGLKKLKDSTDQDYLGSLRDMVAYSGALKGLIKAREQKQLDYEQLIEYLNKATSERDSLTSGHSYVGPLGGAGGFIRSKIEDVRGVDHEQARRDRLRKLELRIDELTRAVENARTESENFGEQVGREVESFEYIKKIELKKQFGGFVDSHIDFYQSTIETWEKYVQEMEAEGAVQPAV; encoded by the exons ATGGCGGTCATTGACCAAGACAACTTTTCCAACATCTCGTGGCACAGTGAACAAAACGACCACGCCGGTCCGAGTTCTTCTACACGGGACAATATGACCAGTCCTGAGTTCTCCAAGACCATTCCAGATACCGGGAGGTCAAGCagtgatgggagggggggtcgCGATCACAGTCACCATGGCGATGAAGTCCTAGAGTGCACCGTCTCTGACCCTCACAAGGAGAACGACGGCACCAAGGATGCTTACGTGTCCTATCTTATCACTACCAAT ACCACATTCTCTACCTTCCAACGACCCGTGACCACCGTTCGCCGTCGTTTCACCGATTTTGTGTTTCTCTACAGAGTTCTATGTCAAGAATACCAGGCATCCGCCATCCCGCCATTGCCCGACAAGCAGCGCATGGAATATGTGCGGGGAGACAGGTTCGGCCCCGACTTTACTGCTCGACGAGCATACTCGTTCCAGCGCTTCCTTTCCCGATTAGCACTGCATCCCGACCTCCGCCGAGCCCCTATTTTCCACACTTTCCTCGAAAGCCATGACTGGAACGCAACCATGAATGCCCGTCAAGCACGGGGATCCCTAGCCCCTCCTCTTGAGGCTGGGAGTCCAGGACCCCAGGCGGGAGGCGACGGCTTCCTCAATACCTTTACAGATTCGTTCATGAACGCCTTCACCAAGACCCAAAAGCCTGATCGTCGTTTCGTTGATACCAAAGAAAAGGCCGACAAGCTCGACGAAGATTTGACCCACGTGGAAAAGGTTGTCGCGCGCGTTGTCCGGAGGGAAGCCGACCTCGAGACGGATCACAAGGATTTGGCTGAGCAATTCCAAAAGCTCATCACTCTCGAGCCAGGGGTTGAATCAGCTGTTCACGCCTTTGCGGCCTCGGTGGAGGATACCGCCACGGGGCTCAAAAAGCTCAAAGACAGTACCGATCAAGACTATCTCGGCTCCTTGCGTGACATGGTGGCCTATTCGGGCGCCTTGAAGGGTCTGATCAAGGCTCGGGAGCAAAAACAGCTCGACTACGAACAGCTAATCGAATACTTGAACAAGGCCACCTCGGAGCGCGATTCCCTGACTTCAGGGCACTCCTATGTCGGTCCTCTCGGCGGCGCGGGCGGCTTCATCCGGAGCAAAATCGAGGACGTCAGGGGCGTGGATCACGAACAGGCTCGAAGAGACCGGCTCCGTAAGTTGGAGCTCCGGATCGACGAACTGACCAGGGCGGTGGAAAACGCCAGGACCGAGTCGGAGAACTTTGGGGAGCAGGtcgggagggaggtggagagctTTGAATATATCAAGAAGATTGAGCTCAAGAAGcagtttggggggtttgtggaCAGTCATATTGACTTTTACCAGAGTACCATCGAGACGTGGGAGAAGTATGtgcaggagatggaggctgAGGGTGCGGTGCAACCTGCGGTTTAG
- the KEX2 gene encoding pheromone processing endoprotease (COG:O; BUSCO:EOG09260J8F; EggNog:ENOG503NV4P; MEROPS:MER0000364): MKIPSATALLVLAAYASASQVLPRNYDANDYYVLHLDAQTSPIQVARSLGLSHEGPLGNLKDHHIFVARKAEHDIVKRELTERRRRKRSIGGYDVLDGVLFSEKQKLRKPWEKRIIPARRPEAIPKPKPQVGVDSALKAQAEVAQALQIQDPIFNEQWHLFNTVEVGHDVNVTGLWLEGITGKNATVAIVDDGLDMYSDDLKDNYYAAGSYDFNDKTEEPKPRLSDDKHGTRCAGEVAAGRNTVCGVGVAYDARISGQRILSKLISDADEAVAMNYDFDHNQIYSCSWGPPDDGKSMDAPGILIKRAMLNAVQNGRQGLGSIYVFASGNGAMAEDNCNFDGYTNSIYSITVGAIDRKGLHPYYSEKCSAGLVVTYSSGSGDAIHTTDVGQNACSNTHGGTSAAAPLAAGIFALVLSVRPDLTWRDMQYLAMDTAIPLNDNDGDWQPTTIGKRFSHTYGYGKLDSYAIVHAAKKWKNVKPQAWFYSPWIHVNQPIPQGDKGIAVPFEVTEDMLKEANLERLEHVTVTMNLKHARRGDVSVDLISPNKVVSHLSTTRKFDDSTEGYDDWTFMSVAHWGESGVGTWTIIVKDTNVNDFTGSFTDWHLKLWGESRDASKAKVLPLPTEEDDNDHANLATTTVGAVTTTVAPPVGTGNPDDNPSVQPTEVPSRPIKPPQPSESTGTDSQEAEPENTQASNWLPSFLPSFGMSKATQVWIYGSLVLIVLFCSGLGIYFYLARRKRLRNNPRNEYEFELLDEEEAEGLAGNNSEKGVAAAGAGGRKGRTRGGELYDAFAGGSDDEDEFGGGVGGDERGVGYRDQPSSGGSSSGQRSSRSESGERFDEKGGMRRHSDEEEEDEQHVIGSEESGSEGEESEEERPLRR, from the exons ATGAAGATTCCATCGGCCACGGCTCTGCTGGTCCTTGCTGCCTATGCATCCGCATCTCAAGTCCTCCCCAGGAATTACGACGCAAACGACTATTACGTCCTTCACCTCGACGCCCAAACATCCCCTATCCAGGTAGCAAGGAGCTTGGGGCTGTCGCACGAAGGTCCTCTTGGAAACCTCAAGGACCACCACATCTTTGTCGCAAGAAAGGCAGAGCACGATATTGTCAAAAGGGAGCTGACGGAAAGAAGACGGAGGAAGCGGTCGATCGGTGGTTATGATGTCTTGGACGGTGTCCTCTTTTCCGAGAAACAAAAGTTGCGAAAACCATGGGAGAAGCGCATCATTCCTGCACGACGACCAGAAGCCATCCCCAAGCCGAAACCGCAGGTCGGGGTAGACTCGGCGCTCAAGGCGCAGGCAGAGGTTGCACAGGCACTCCAGATCCAGGACCCTATCTTCAACGAGCAATGGCATCTATTCAATACGGTCGAGGTCGGACACGATGTGAACGTAACAGGTCTCTGGCTGGAGGGCATTACTGGAAAGAATGCCACAGTGGCCATTGtcgatgatgggttggaCATGTACAGCGATGATCTGAAGGACAATTACTATGCTGCCGGATCTTACGACTTCAACGATAAGACGGAGGAGCCGAAACCTCGTCTATCAGACGACAAGCATGGAACTCGTTGCGCCGGCGAGGTCGCAGCCGGTAGGAATACCGTGTGCGGTGTCGGCGTTGCCTATGATGCCAGGATATCCGGCCAGCGCATTCTTTCCAAGCTGATCTCGGACGCCGATGAGGCCGTTGCTATGAATTACGACTTTGACCACAACCAAATCTACTCTTGCTCATGGGGTCCCCCAGATGACGGCAAGAGCATGGATGCCCCTGGTATTCTGATCAAGCGTGCCATGCTCAACGCTGTTCAGAACGGGAGACAAGGTCTGGGGTCAATCTATGTGTTCGCGAGCGGTAACGGTGCCATGGCGGAGGACAACTGCAACTTTGACGGATACACAAACAGCATTTACAGCATCACGGTTGGCGCCATCGACCGAAAGGGGCTGCACCCCTACTACTCTGAGAAGTGCTCGGCTGGTCTCGTCGTCACTTACTCCAGTGGCAGCGGTGATGCGATCCACACCACCGATGTTGGCCAGAATGCATGCTCCAACACACATGGAGGGACGTCGGCGGCTGCACCGCTCGCGGCTGGTATCTTTGCTCTTGTGCTTTCGGTGCGCCCGGATCTTACCTGGCGTGATATGCAATACCTTGCCATGGACACGGCCATTCCTCTCAATGACAACGACGGAGATTGgcagcccaccaccattggCAAGCGCTTCAGTCACACTTACGGCTATGGCAAGCTTGACAGCTACGCCATTGTCCATGCTGCCAAGAAGTGGAAGAACGTGAAGCCCCAGGCTTGGTTCTATTCTCCTTGGATTCACGTCAACCAGCCCATTCCCCAGGGTGACAAGGGCATTGCTGTTCCCTTTGAGGTTACCGAGGACATGCTCAAGGAGGCCAACCTTGAGCGTCTCGAGCATGTCACTGTCACCATGAACCTCAAGCACGCCCGCCGCGGCGATGTGAGCGTCGACCTGATCAGCCCCAACAAGGTTGTCAGCCATCTCTCCACCACACGCAAGTTTGATGATTCCACCGAGGGCTACGACGACTGGACTTTTATGAGTGTTGCTCACTG GGGTGAATCTGGTGTCGGCACCTGGACTATCATAGTCAAGGACACCAACGTAAACGACTTCACAGGCAGCTTCACGGACTGGCACCTCAAGCTCTGGGGCGAGTCGCGCGATGCTTCCAAGGCCAAGGTTCTCCCATTGCCCACAGAGGAAGACGACAACGACCacgccaacctcgccaccaccaccgtcggCGCCGTCACTACCACTGTCGCCCCTCCCGTCGGCACCGGAAACCCGGACGACAACCCCTCCGTTCAACCTACCGAAGTTCCCAGCCGCCCGATCAAACCCCCCCAGCCGTCAGAGTCTACCGGCACGGATTCGCAAGAGGCCGAGCCAGAAAACACCCAGGCCAGCAACTGGTTGCCCTCATTCCTTCCCTCGTTTGGCATGTCCAAGGCTACTCAAGTCTGGATTTATGGATCCCTCGTCCTGATTGTACTTTTCTGCTCCGGGCTCGGAATTTATTTCTATCTCGCCCGCCGCAAGAGGTTGAGAAACAACCCGAGAAACGAGTACGAATtcgagcttctcgacgaggaagaagcggaAGGTCTGGCTGGCAACAACAGCGAAAAGGGGGTCGCTGCGGCGGGGGCAGGGGGCAGAAAAGGGAGGACGAGAGGTGGGGAGCTATATGATGCTTTTGCTGGGGGGagcgacgatgaagatgagtttggtggtggtgtgggggGTGATGAAAGGGGTGTTGGGTATAGAGATCAGCCTTCTTCGGGTGGGAGTTCGTCTGGGCAGAGGAGCTCGAGGTCGGAgtcgggggagaggtttgatgagaagggtgggatgaggagacatagtgatgaggaggaggaggatgagcagcATGTTATTGGGAGTGAGGAGAGTgggtcggagggggaggagagtgaggaggagaggcctTTGAGGAGGTAG